A stretch of DNA from Ricinus communis isolate WT05 ecotype wild-type chromosome 4, ASM1957865v1, whole genome shotgun sequence:
aaaagaaatgggaTTTAAGCTGAAGTTAATCCATGAAACCTCAGATGCTTCTTCTAGTAACTGCCTGAATCCCTCTATTGCAGCCTTCTGAGCTGCTCGTTTTTCCTTGCGTTCCTCCTCTGCACGTGTTTTAACATAATGCTCAAACAAGGACCTCCTAGCAGAATGACTTGGGATAGCCTGCAACAGAAAAATGCTTTTAGACTACTATAAGAAAAAGCACTAGCACATCAACTGCTATTATATAaatcacaaaagaaaaacatcatTCAGAGAAAAGATTCATAATGATATAACAAAGGATCAAAAGAGATGTCTAGCGAAGTGTCAGCCCATTCCCTCGAATGGGGCTGGTGAAGTTGTCGTATGCATCAAGACAAACAATTTGAGTccaaaaagcaaagaaaataaacaaaacagTTTTACTCGGACCTTAATATCTTCAGTAACCACACTCAAAACAGCTACTTGTCAACTCATACCTTCTAtgaaaatcaaaaataaagaaacagaaaagCTAACATCCCGCAAAAGATTATTATTGGTGGAAATGATGCTGCATAATAGAAATTGTTAGGCAACAATTAATATTCACTTTTGTTGGTAGACTTACTGTAAAATGATTGACATGGAACTTTCAGTTGTCATCACCTTagctttattttgaaataatatctGCATGAGTTTGTTGCAGTTGGGGATCGCTTTTGTATTGGGTCAGAGGTCAGACAATCTTATTGTAGCTTAGATCAATAAGACTCAGAGTTCAATTCAAAATCACCAATCAACTTGCTGTATTATAATGACAACTTCTAAACCATTAAACGGTTCATATATTTTGATCTTGGTCAACTATACTAGAACTCAAATCTTTTAAGAGGCTAACTAGTTAAAGTAAAGATCATGTAAGACTAGATAAACCTAGAAAACTAGGATGTCATGCTCAGTGGGCATCTGTCAGTTAATGGAAAGGCCTCAACTATATGGTACAAAATTGAGATCCTCAGGAGACTCCCCTTTAAAGCAGCACAGATCATCGTCAAAGAATGTAGACATGATAGAGCACCAAGAGCTCTTTAACCTAGACTGCTGAAATACATCCTCAACCTTTAGATTAAACCAAAACTCTATACCTATTTGATAAGTCAAGTGAATAGCATCTCTGCATATTCCTTTCACATCCTATCTGGAGTCCGCTATATACCTAGAGAATCACAAGTGAAGGAACCCTTTGTATGTCCCACTTCTAATGCCAGGCTTCATTCCTATGTAACTAATTTAACCGGAAACACCTTGGAAATGAAATAGAAGGAAGACATTGGAAGCATCTAAAGCCAACGTCTCAAAAAtgtattctaattattttcccACCCAAAAACCTCATAAAAGGTACAATTTTGTAAGTATGGCGCTAGCATGTTATAATGACAAAACAAAACACATCCAAACCACAAACAGGTTCACCCCTATACAAGTGAGCAGATATATGAATCCAACCAACCTGTTTAAGGGAGTTCCAGTTGTTGGAAAGTGCCTAATTCCCGAACAAAGTAATTCATAAGTCTTTAGACTCAACAAACCTGAAAACGAGGATCGAACACTATCTTCGGGAGCACCTTCTCCCATTTTGAGAATGGTGCTATTCCACGTTCCTTTAACATATCCTGTACATTCCAGAGACATGATAAACAAAAAGGCTCGTGTTTCTCAAGAAGCAAATTAAGAGGTactaagaaaaaacaaaataacagAACAAACAACAAATGcccaatttttcttttaacaggTCCTTTAAACTCAATATACctccatttctttctttttgcctCTTTAACAACCAGTCTATTAACCTAGCAGTCTGCTCCCTCCATACCTCCCTCCCCCTTCCATCCCTCCCTCTCTTCCCCTCTCTCGTAgttattagattatatttcGGAAGGACAAGGAGTTAATATGAAAGGGAAAAAGGATAAAATACAACAAACTAATTTGTTCCAGCATACAGATTTCCAGCAAAATCTATATAATGTATAATTGGAGTACAACTTTGGAATGGGTTACAGGATTTTTGTTTAATGGGTGTACATGGGTTACAggatttttgtttaatatctttttcatatgctCTTTAGTGTTAGtgaggaaggataagatattAAAGCAACACCCTCTTTGAGCTCTTAACGAATCCCCTATGGAGGCAGTCTTAGAAAAAGCTGCTTTAGCAGAGATAAGTCTGAGGCATAGGCCTATGCTATCTATTCTACTTGGATGACCTTactttaataagaaaataattctgaGCTTCATGTTACTCCTCTCAAGAGACATGTCAGATCCAGGGCATCCCAAAATAAATGGGATGACAGTTTTTCACTTCAAAACTGTAAAATTAGAATTTCGATCAAATCACATCGCAATAAACTAGGccttctaattcttttttttattattattttgaaaagacGAAGaaacaaattctattttttctccTATTTACTACAGTGAAGAAGAATCAAATTTTGACtatatttattcctttttctacttcttcttcCAAGTGCAGGACAACCCCAAGGGGTTGCGGGCTTTTTTCTACCAATTGTAGCCCTCCCTTCACCACCTCTATAGGGATGGTCTACAGGGTTCATAACTACTTCTCTTACTACAGGACGCTTACCTAGCCAACATTTAAATTCGGCTCTACCCAAATTTTTCTGGTTCAACCCAGTAAAGTTaagttttcaaaattcaaattccATTAATAACGAAAAATGCTTCATGAAGCTACAAGTTACTTCCACATAGGTATGTGTTACTTCTACATAAAAGAACACGATATAAAACAAAACACGCCtacttttttatatgataCTTCTTTTCATAGCaagtctaaatttaaaatttttaaaaatcttaaattttatttttaattaatgaaatgTTGCTTTGGATATATTACATCCTATATTTCGTAAGCATTTaagttgaaagaattaataGTGTAAAGAGTCATGACAATGAACCTTGTTGAAATAACTAATTAGTGGTCACTTATTTGGGAACCTCACCTCAATTTATTTGATCTTTTATAATGGTTCAGcttgatttaataatttacaaatcaaattttactGTATAGTTTGAAAGTTTCTTCTAATAAtatcaaatcatactataaACACTTTAACTGACATTTACTGTTGACTTCTTTGTGATAATAACATTAAAGAAAGTTCCTACTATGAAGTGTGGGTAATCAGCTAGTATAAATAATCAGGATACCTTAAATTGGATAATGCACTCCTCCTTTGTAGGCCCATTATCTTCCTCCTCTGAATCTGAAGATGAGTCTGATGCATTAGCATCCCCATTAGCATCTTTTAGCTTTTCTTTGCTATTCTCACTTGGCAATCCCTTAGATGTAGCTTCCATAGCTCTGGAGCCATTTGATTCTGGTGTTGTTATTCCTAATGATACTGGAGCAGGAGAAGAAGTAACTGGAGTTCCTGAGTCCTGCaacttctttttaattaaatcaagtGCAGATGATGCTCCTAGTGCATTTGAGGCTCTAAGAGCTGTAGCATCACGACCACCTGTATTAATAGCAGGAGCACTCAAGCTAATCTGAACAGATCCTTTCTCATTCAAGACACTAGAGCTCGAAACTGacatttcttgttcttttaattCAGCTTCCTGCTTCTTTTTCAGTTCCGTCACCTCAGATGGGATCTGCCAGCTGCTCAACTGATTAACATTAAGAAAGAAACAGGCAATGAGTACAGGGTGATGTATAAGTGGAAACAGTGACATATAGAAtgctaaaattttttatatatatgctaaCTTTACGTAGATctctattattaataatatttgaaagaaagaagCACATTCAGATTGATACTCTCTCATAAATTATGGCCATTAAGATAACAGAAAAAACCAACATCATAAACTGAGCTAAAAGTATTAAGAGAAGTGCAAAACTTCTAAAAACACCTACATAgtctttaaaaagaatatatgacAACAATCAAGTCTCAGACAAAGGTAAGCGAAAAACAAATTAGTAAGCACTTCATGCAGTTAGTTGCAGTCAAGagatataaaaatgaaaaagtaatATCTTAgttcaaaaactaaaagaaagagTAACATCAATACTAATGCTGGGAATATTATCATCAAATGCTTGCCATACAATTTCGACATGAGACTTAGCAAATATAATAACTGAATGAAACAATTTTATGGGATGAATAGACCCATCACATTCATTATCATACCTTGGTTTTGTTGTTGTAGTAATAGTTTTTGCCATCATTTGTAGTGATCAAAGCCCAGTCCGTACCAGCCAAATTCTCCCtaagaaacaaaagacaataaaaattaaaaaaaccaCATAGTAACAATATAAGAATCCAGTCGCATCACTTGAACTTAAAAAGCCTACGTAACAACTCTTTAACAGCcaaaaatataagaaacagTTGACCAACAAAAAATGCAATGTTAAAGCCAACATATAGTAAAACAGCATTAACAAACAAGATGCTTGtacagaaaaattaaaaacctaaaagaaaatataaattggaCTAAAaacgatatatatataagcaatTTAGGTCCTgcattgaaaaaaaaattaaacatgttTTCAGACGTTTTGTTAACAATTCTAGggatagaaaaaaattaagagcCAAAAACCCTTGAAGCTTAGACAATAACTAAATTCAGCCAAATCTCCAAAATAAAGTTAGGCAAACATCTTTTAAGATACATTCATCAAGCAGTATGAAAACTTAGGGGAAAAATAACTTACAGAAGGGCTGAAAGACAGATTCATTAACTTATTTATACTATTAGGTATTGGACAAATGTTAGGGATAGGTAAGAATTAAGAACCAAATCCCCACATCCCCAGATATAGTTAGGGAACAAAAGGGTACCAACACATTTATATCAAATTCTCTAAATATGTTTTGAGAGTAAGTTTACAAACACTTCCATAGGAATCGTAATCTGCCAAGATTATTTACCAGTCAAGTAACTCAGTAAACAAACACCATCACCATAGCATGAAAGAGAGATTTAAGATGTTCTTATAGACACGGATTTACACAATTCAACTCAACTGAATCTTAAAACTAGTAAAATCTGGGTAAAAGCATATAGATCCGTTTCTTCCAGTGACCTACTTCTGGGAGTACTTCAGAAACATCTATAGAtactaaattcttttttactaCTTCTTCCTACATTACCCTGATTTAGGTTTtgcctttctttttgtttgctGCAACTTCAATATGATGAGCATTCAAAACCAGTACAATTGCTTTTTACAATAGCATGCTCAAGCCATCCAATCTCCCCTGTCTAAGCTTTTTCCAAATGAGTGCTACTTCCACCTTATGAATCGATTCAAATCCATCATAACATCCTCACCCCTCTACTGCTAGTCTCGTCTGCATGTATCTTAACCACATTATTCCGCATGTATAAGACTTCTAGCTGATCAAATCACAATTTTACAAACCTTCTGCTTAAGGCTAGCTGGCATTCTTCAATCACATAATAAATCCATTTTTTCATtgaaatttactattttaatgcAGCACTCTTCACAACTTTAAATGTTCATAAGGGTCGTTTGGCATTGAGGTtggagtttttattttattttttgaattttgaagattacttatgaaaaaagaaagtaaaattgaTGCTTTTAGGAGGCAGGTTTAAGAAAagcattttataaaaaagtaaaacgtcgatattattaaataaaaaaattcaacgCCCAACAGCAATCTCAAACACACCCATTATCTATTAACAAGAAGTGTGCAAAGGAGCTCAACAAACATACACACACAATATGGAAGTCAGAACTCCTTTAAAGTCTCTAATAATCATCAGtctatcaaaaaaaaaaaagaacaatatACTCACTAATCAAGAAAATTTTACATTAGAAACAAAATGTTGGACCATTGGTGGTGTGATCTTGAACAGCATAAAATAAGAGAACAGAAACATAGACATTATAATATAAACAGATGTCTTATTCCTAGACAACAAAATTAGGaagaatatatcaaaatacCTCAGGAGTAAGAAACTTACATGGAAACTGGAGTTGGCTGCATAGGAACCTTCTCAGGCTGCATCcatatcaaaacaaaaatagcaTAAATCATTGCATCcatatcaaaacaaaaatagcaTAAATCATTGCatccatatcaaaataaaaatagcataaaTCAATAGTACCACCAACACCAACAAGATGGCAAAAACAACCATTCATGATAACCAAAAGGGAAATTATAGCCATACCACACACAAATAATGATTCCAGACTTTAATATAGGGAATCCAATGAGAGGACAAGTGACAAGATAGTTAGGACAATCTTAATAAAGGAACAGGACGATCTATATGAAGAAGAACAAGAGCCaaagagaataaaatataatttcacaCTTTCACTATAAAGAAAGCAAGGAAAGAATAGTTAACAAGATAGTTAGGATATAGCAAAAAGGATAAGGATagttagtatataatatatatcaaaaaagaaaaggaagatgatgaagagaacaagagagagagagagagagagagagatcaGGAGATCAAGCATCATTTAGAATGCACAAGTTCAATAAcagttaagaaaaaaaagtatgtCATCCAAGAATCCATGACAAGAAGCTAATCAGccaaataaaagaactaaaaagaATTGAGTTTCACTTGAAAAGCTTTAATGATGTGTTGTAACTTGTAATGAGGACACTACCAACTAGCTAATCTAAGAATTCCATAAATCTAcagttttttgttttaaaatacagAGGATATGGTTTAAATCCCATATTACAGGCGCTAGTGTGCTAAAAGAATTTGATCGTATTGCCAATTTACATGTTATTCCCAAAATTCTCcttcaaaaaattttaaaatgataaaacaaaaatctAACAGTCAAGAAGAAACAATGTGCAACTAAATTTTCCGTACCTCGCTCTTAAAGCCAGGCGGTTTCTCATAAGTAGATACTCCTGTTACAGCATTATAATAGTAAACTACTCCTGCATCAGTCTTGTGGGCAGTCCAGGCATCTAATGAATCACTTGTGGCAGCATTATTCTTGGTGCCAAAGTCATGGATTTGGCTCCTGTTATCTGCAAACGCCCATGACAATTTTAGTGACAAATTCTCATTCAAAGTAATTACATAGAGGAATAAACAACTCTTACATTGTATCAGTAACCTAGCATGAAACCCTGAGCGTACCAATTCCAGGAGGAGGTATTTCTTTCTGCATCCCTGGAGTGCCCATTAACTGATGCCCCGAAGCAGCAGAAGACGGGGGATTTGCACCTGGAATTCCAACAGGAGGAGCACCAGAAGGTTGAAAATCAGGTGATGAGATAGAAGGACGAGAAATGCCATGTGCTGGCAAAGGATATGATCCAGGAAACACAGCCGGAGGATAGGGCAAAAATGGTGTCCTAGGCATGCCACCCATCTGCGGAGGGTGAAACCAGAGCCCCTGGGCAGAAGCAGCCATAGCAGGTAAAGATGGATAAGTATGGTAACTTTGCTGCTGAACTACAGGATTTGAAGCATGAGTAACAGTCGGCATGACAGGCCTCTGAACTGAAGAAGTAGCAGAATCAACAGTTACAGGTGGAAGGATCATTGGACCACATGACACTGATCCAGCAGGTCCAGGTGTTCCAGCCAACCCAGGGGGCACAAGAAAAGAAGGTGATGACAATGAAGTGGTCTTTGTAGAGGTCGAAGAAGAATGAGATACAATCGGAGCAGATGACAGAGCAGTAGCTTGTGGAACTGAAGCTGATGCATCCTGCATGTATTACATCAAAAATCTAAAACTACACACAATCATCATCTACGTTTCtacaatatataatattcaacTTCCATAGGAATTAGTAACCATTCAACTGCCTCATAAGCAACGTCTAGCCATCACAAGattgaatttcaaaaataacaGCTCCACAATGCGAAATCCCTAGACTACAACACAGAATCCCTTCCTTAATCTATAACCTCAGCGTTTAAATTCATGCACTTGTATTTCAAATTTTCGTTACCCtaattgtaaaattataaaaagaaaagaaaacaaataagcATTCGCATCAAAGGACATTTTGTTCATTAAACCTAATCGACTGAGCAAGTATTACATACTGAGGTGGAATGGAACTGCTGATTGGCCGAAAAATGAAGAGCAGATTGTGAAATATTGTACGAAAAAGAGGGAGGAGTGAAGCCAGGAACAGGAACTGGTGGATTTGAGTTAGGAGGAGCCTGCATTACACATTAAAAAGATAACAATcataacttaaaaaattaaaagaaaacattaaacattgataaaattttaaaaaaaaaaaaaagacatataTGAAGATGTTGTTAGCACATATAGTGGTACTCACAAAACCCTGACGCTGAGAAGACATGTTAGCATTTGcaactgctgctgctgcttctGTTGTTGACAACGACGACGACGATTTAGGCGATGACGCTGccatttgttttattaatttatttatttagttatttaatataCAGCGAAACATATAGTTTGAGAGCGAATCGGGAATCGAAGGATACGTAAAAGAGTGCGATTCCTTTGTTAGGGACGACAATCTAACTCAGAGGTTTGCAGAATAACGAAGAACGGCTACAAGGCAAGAGGGAAGGAGGAAGGAGGAAGGAGGAGGACGGCCAAGGCCTAACCTtaaacaattttcttttttttattttaacccTAGTTTAAAGGCCTTAACTGATTTATgggcttttctttttgtatgaTGTTGTTTTTCTTCCTGTTTAGaaagtttgattttatgacattatttttaggaatatgcacttaaaattatattcacTAGCAAAAAGGCAtctgatttattttatgataaaaatttattttataatttatttcgttaataaattagtattaaatatattaatattaattataaactgtgatgtgattttataatcttttgcatacaatttttattttaatatttttcatattttatgttttatattatttatattttatatattttaattaataagtaaaattagtATTTGTAATTTAATGTTAATATAGTAAGAactatcaataataaatttatagcattattatatagttataTGCCTTCAAGTTTATCAATATActtgtaatttatttaaaaattattttttaatttaacaatgaattataaaaatatgtgttGCTATCATTTGTTTCAAGTTAAGCAATTAATTATctgttaaattatttaaaagtaattattgtattaaaatggaatttaatttaaaaaatactttataaattatttatcatattaatttgatttagcACTAAAGGATTAAAAAAGCAACACATAAGATATAAAagtgtaataaaaaataccataatgtgtagaattgtaaaaatataaaattacattagAGCCAATAAATAGTGTTAGCATATTTgatagtaatttattaataaagtataCTACAGGGTAGTTTTTtgtcataaaataaattatatgtacGTTGTAAGCGGCAGTCTCGGGCGCGCACCCAAATATCTCTAGCAACTACGGCACTGCAAGACTTTTCAATCTAATTGGGAACATGTTAACTAATCACAAATACtggtgaaaaaataaaagtcgTCAATCGGGTAATTCTCTGAGACATTTATACTAATTGAATAGcgtactaaattttataagaaagcTTCTTCATCTCTAGAGATGAATTCAGAAgtcaacttccttatttatgtatcttagttcttaattttattttctaatggactattttctataaatgtGATTGGTTATACTTTAAAAACATTCATTTACAACATATAAGGTCCTCTGAAATGTAGCCCATTTTTATTAACCTACTCaacaatttaattatgtacaatGCTCATTTAGTCTagttcaattataaattatgcatTTAATTCTAGCCTTTAAGTTTAAATAGACTACCTTTTATGGTGATTCCCGGTCGAgttattctaaatttaatattggtccaattaatttaattaaaacatgaTAAAACCTACTAAGTCCATTTCACCATcctttaacctaatggactacattTTTCATGTTAAGGTCCAATTTTAACATAAAGTCTATGTGTCCAGTTTTTATGAGACAATCATATAGCAAGTATTTGACATCCATCAAACatagaacaaaaataaagta
This window harbors:
- the LOC8286540 gene encoding pre-mRNA-processing protein 40C isoform X2 codes for the protein MAASSPKSSSSLSTTEAAAAVANANMSSQRQGFAPPNSNPPVPVPGFTPPSFSYNISQSALHFSANQQFHSTSDASASVPQATALSSAPIVSHSSSTSTKTTSLSSPSFLVPPGLAGTPGPAGSVSCGPMILPPVTVDSATSSVQRPVMPTVTHASNPVVQQQSYHTYPSLPAMAASAQGLWFHPPQMGGMPRTPFLPYPPAVFPGSYPLPAHGISRPSISSPDFQPSGAPPVGIPGANPPSSAASGHQLMGTPGMQKEIPPPGIDNRSQIHDFGTKNNAATSDSLDAWTAHKTDAGVVYYYNAVTGVSTYEKPPGFKSEPEKVPMQPTPVSMENLAGTDWALITTNDGKNYYYNNKTKLSSWQIPSEVTELKKKQEAELKEQEMSVSSSSVLNEKGSVQISLSAPAINTGGRDATALRASNALGASSALDLIKKKLQDSGTPVTSSPAPVSLGITTPESNGSRAMEATSKGLPSENSKEKLKDANGDANASDSSSDSEEEDNGPTKEECIIQFKAIPSHSARRSLFEHYVKTRAEEERKEKRAAQKAAIEGFRQLLEEASEEIDHNTDYQSFRRKWGNDPRFEAVDRKDREHLLHERVLPLKKAAQEKAQAERAAAAASFKSMLQDKGDLTVNSRWSKVKESLRNDPRYKSVKHEEREVLFNEYLSELKAAEEEAEWKAKVKREEQEKLKERERELRKRKEREEQEMERVREKVRRKEAVASFQALLVETIKDPQASWTESKTRLEKDPQGRGTNPNLDPSDTEKLFREHVKMLHERCTNEFKALLAEVINAEAASQKTEDGKTVLDSWTTAKRVLKLDPRYNKMPRKEREVLWRRHAEDMLRKQKTTLDEKEDKHTDPRGRSSTTDSGRHLSGSKRTHDRR
- the LOC8286540 gene encoding pre-mRNA-processing protein 40C isoform X1, with amino-acid sequence MAASSPKSSSSLSTTEAAAAVANANMSSQRQGFAPPNSNPPVPVPGFTPPSFSYNISQSALHFSANQQFHSTSDASASVPQATALSSAPIVSHSSSTSTKTTSLSSPSFLVPPGLAGTPGPAGSVSCGPMILPPVTVDSATSSVQRPVMPTVTHASNPVVQQQSYHTYPSLPAMAASAQGLWFHPPQMGGMPRTPFLPYPPAVFPGSYPLPAHGISRPSISSPDFQPSGAPPVGIPGANPPSSAASGHQLMGTPGMQKEIPPPGIDNRSQIHDFGTKNNAATSDSLDAWTAHKTDAGVVYYYNAVTGVSTYEKPPGFKSEPEKVPMQPTPVSMENLAGTDWALITTNDGKNYYYNNKTKLSSWQIPSEVTELKKKQEAELKEQEMSVSSSSVLNEKGSVQISLSAPAINTGGRDATALRASNALGASSALDLIKKKLQDSGTPVTSSPAPVSLGITTPESNGSRAMEATSKGLPSENSKEKLKDANGDANASDSSSDSEEEDNGPTKEECIIQFKDMLKERGIAPFSKWEKVLPKIVFDPRFQAIPSHSARRSLFEHYVKTRAEEERKEKRAAQKAAIEGFRQLLEEASEEIDHNTDYQSFRRKWGNDPRFEAVDRKDREHLLHERVLPLKKAAQEKAQAERAAAAASFKSMLQDKGDLTVNSRWSKVKESLRNDPRYKSVKHEEREVLFNEYLSELKAAEEEAEWKAKVKREEQEKLKERERELRKRKEREEQEMERVREKVRRKEAVASFQALLVETIKDPQASWTESKTRLEKDPQGRGTNPNLDPSDTEKLFREHVKMLHERCTNEFKALLAEVINAEAASQKTEDGKTVLDSWTTAKRVLKLDPRYNKMPRKEREVLWRRHAEDMLRKQKTTLDEKEDKHTDPRGRSSTTDSGRHLSGSKRTHDRR